In Dioscorea cayenensis subsp. rotundata cultivar TDr96_F1 chromosome 13, TDr96_F1_v2_PseudoChromosome.rev07_lg8_w22 25.fasta, whole genome shotgun sequence, the sequence TGTATAAAGAGAGGTGagattctgaattttttttttaagaatatatacaattagatatttgtaatttttgatgttatataaaaaaatcctttttatttgatttttggagatattttttattttacaatataaaTGAGTAATAACACCATGGTTGAAAATCCAGGTTGCAAAAGCCATAGAAAGAGTGCTGCCAGTGAAGAACGAGAGTGAGAACAAAGAGCtaaaggagatggagaagaagaaggcagAGATGGAGGAGAAAGCAGAGGCAGAGGTGAGGAGGGAGTTATGGGCAGGGTTAGGTCTTCTGGTGATGCAGACTGTTGGTTTCATGAGGCTCACTTTCTGGGAACTCACATGGGATGTTATGGAACccatttgcttcttcttcacctcCACTTACTTCATGGCTGGTTATGCCTTCTTTCTTAGTACCTCCAAAGAACCTTCTTTTCAGGCCATTTTCCAGTCTCGTTTTGAGGCTAAGATGGAGCGTCTAATGAAACTTCATCACTTTGATGTTAAACGCTTCAATCATTTGAGAATGGTAGTTTCTTCATCATCCTCATTTGATTCTCATCATGCTGATAATCCTTGTTGTTGACAGTATTAATTTGTTACTCTTtcagtgtttttttctttttttggataaatatgGAGATGACACAAACACAAGAATTCAGGCTCACAATTTGAGGGCGGAATGAAATAGCAACCCTACCCATGATTTTTAAATGTATACGTTTTGGAGTGATTTGTTCGTAGATGTGTAATTGTTTATGGCCAGATGGGTgggatatcatttttatttattttattttatttatttttatggagTGGATAAACTAGAAGACAacagtttttaataaaagcaaataaatcaCAGTtttattaaagagaaaaaaaatggtaCAGATAAATCCTAAAACAAACAgaagatagaaaaaaaattataaatgaagaGAATCAAACGAAACCTAAAGTTCCTCAATCCTAGGGATGCGACAACCCATCCCCTGAGCCCCCTCTCCGAACGCGTCCCTAAGGTGTTCTTCCGTGTTGGTCCCCTAGAGAGTTGTTCTCTCTAGTTGGGTTCCcagttgtgttttgttttttatcttttgtggTCTTGTTTTATGCCTATTTTGGTGGGTTTCTCCACTTCTTGTGGGCTTTCATATATGTACTCATTTTCTCTTGTGCAATGAATGTGGTATATCcactttttctcaaaaataaaaaataaaaaattataaatcggACAAGAAACAGAAAACAATCACTAGAGGTGAAGCAAGCTTGAGAATAATTACATAATACAAGACACacaaacaataaagaaaaacaattaagaaaGCGAGATCTATCTTTTAGTATCCGAGGCTTCCTCAGC encodes:
- the LOC120274810 gene encoding calcium uniporter protein 2, mitochondrial-like codes for the protein MERLKGMNRDRIRLEGMVRPAAVSVEEAKKVLRAWEMESVRSRLRGMASSRVSYSEFLRICGESAGFDRGLEIARDLDESGAVIILGGLVFLRPDEVAKAIERVLPVKNESENKELKEMEKKKAEMEEKAEAEVRRELWAGLGLLVMQTVGFMRLTFWELTWDVMEPICFFFTSTYFMAGYAFFLSTSKEPSFQAIFQSRFEAKMERLMKLHHFDVKRFNHLRMVVSSSSSFDSHHADNPCC